One genomic segment of Thalassospiraceae bacterium LMO-SO8 includes these proteins:
- a CDS encoding N-acetylglutaminylglutamine amidotransferase, with translation MCGLSGEIRFDDGYADARAVARMTDAMAPRGPDASGLFQQSRCAFGHRRLKIIDLTEKAQQPLVDPDLGLTIAFNGCIYNYKALREELIAKGYRFFSTGDTEVVLKAFAAWGPDCVKRLNGMFAFAIYERDTGRLTLARDRLGIKPLYLAESGKRLRFASTLPALLAAGDTDTDIDPVGLNHYMSFHAVVPAPYTVLKGVRKLPPATYAVFDADGTRKDTTYWSVDFTRSAGDMKLSAEDWRDLVYEALALSIDRRLEADVDVGVLLSGGVDSSLIVGMLARAGKTPLRTFSVGFEDAGGEAGNEFKYSDLIAKEFGTEHYKIHVGAKRLMDLLPDTIRAMSEPMVSHDNVGFFALSQEVAQHVKVVQSGQGADEIFGGYSWYPPLMESNDPVGDYAQVFRDRDFDDYKKAVSPQYHTGRDESLAFIERNFAQPGADRAVDKALRIDSTIMLVDDPVKRVDNMTMAWGLEARVPFLDHELVELAGRVPPEHKVRGGGKGVLKDVARMVVPAEVIDRPKGYFPVPALKYIDGPYLEMVRDTLASKPARERSLFDRGYLDMLLDAPADHITPLKGSKLWQVALMETWLQTHGV, from the coding sequence ATGTGTGGACTTAGCGGCGAAATCAGATTCGATGACGGTTATGCGGACGCGCGCGCGGTGGCGCGCATGACGGACGCCATGGCGCCCCGGGGACCGGACGCCTCGGGCCTGTTTCAGCAAAGCCGCTGCGCCTTCGGCCATCGCCGGCTCAAGATCATCGACCTGACGGAAAAGGCGCAGCAACCCCTGGTCGATCCCGACCTGGGCCTGACCATCGCCTTCAACGGCTGCATCTACAATTACAAGGCGCTCCGCGAGGAACTGATCGCCAAGGGCTACCGCTTCTTTTCCACGGGCGACACGGAGGTTGTTCTCAAGGCCTTCGCCGCCTGGGGGCCTGATTGCGTGAAACGCCTGAACGGGATGTTCGCCTTCGCCATCTACGAGCGCGACACCGGGCGCCTGACCCTGGCCCGCGACCGGCTCGGCATCAAGCCGCTGTACCTGGCGGAAAGCGGCAAGCGGCTGCGCTTCGCCTCGACCCTGCCGGCGCTGCTGGCGGCGGGCGACACGGACACGGACATCGATCCCGTGGGCCTGAACCATTACATGTCGTTTCACGCCGTGGTGCCGGCCCCCTATACGGTGCTGAAGGGCGTGCGCAAGCTGCCGCCCGCGACCTATGCGGTGTTCGACGCCGACGGCACGCGCAAGGACACCACCTATTGGTCCGTCGATTTCACGCGTTCCGCCGGCGACATGAAGCTGTCCGCCGAGGACTGGCGCGACCTGGTCTACGAGGCCCTGGCGCTGTCCATCGACCGGCGGTTGGAAGCCGATGTCGACGTCGGCGTGCTGTTGTCGGGCGGGGTCGATTCGTCGCTCATCGTCGGCATGCTGGCGCGCGCGGGCAAGACGCCGCTGCGCACCTTTTCCGTGGGCTTCGAGGACGCTGGCGGCGAGGCCGGCAACGAGTTCAAGTATTCCGATCTGATCGCCAAGGAATTCGGCACCGAGCATTACAAGATCCACGTCGGCGCCAAGCGCCTGATGGACCTGCTGCCGGATACCATCCGCGCGATGTCCGAACCCATGGTCAGCCACGACAACGTGGGCTTCTTCGCGCTCAGCCAGGAAGTCGCTCAGCACGTGAAGGTGGTGCAGTCGGGCCAGGGGGCGGACGAAATCTTCGGCGGTTATTCCTGGTATCCGCCGCTGATGGAATCCAACGATCCCGTCGGTGACTACGCCCAGGTGTTCCGCGACCGCGATTTTGACGACTACAAAAAAGCCGTGTCGCCGCAGTACCACACGGGGCGCGACGAAAGCCTGGCCTTCATCGAACGGAATTTCGCCCAGCCCGGCGCCGACCGCGCCGTGGACAAGGCGCTGCGCATCGATTCCACCATCATGCTGGTCGACGATCCGGTGAAGCGGGTCGACAACATGACCATGGCCTGGGGGCTGGAGGCGCGGGTGCCGTTCCTCGATCACGAACTGGTCGAGCTGGCCGGCCGTGTTCCGCCCGAACACAAGGTCCGCGGCGGCGGCAAGGGCGTGTTGAAGGACGTCGCCCGCATGGTCGTCCCGGCCGAGGTCATCGACCGGCCCAAGGGCTACTTTCCCGTGCCGGCGCTGAAATACATCGACGGGCCGTACCTGGAAATGGTGCGGGACACCCTGGCGTCGAAGCCGGCGCGTGAGCGGTCGCTGTTCGACCGCGGCTATCTCGACATGCTGCTGGACGCCCCCGCCGATCACATCACGCCGCTTAAGGGCTCGAAGCTGTGGCAGGTGGCGCTCATGGAAACCTGGCTACAGACCCACGGGGTCTGA
- the ngg gene encoding N-acetylglutaminylglutamine synthetase, which produces MENALSLKHWGEPPKNGMGTVGKCVAVHCGWGRVLFGQTFDKPELLAGRLMEEETGERDLAIYVRDPHVILSMAPQTLFMDPSHSFRLNLRELPATARADDSTMFTIRAAEAADEGAINRIYTSRGMVSLKPGYLAELDNRQCVTVLVAESAQDGEVLGVVMGIDHTTAFDDPEEGSSLWALAVDSQAAVPAVGIGLVTALAAHFRAAGRAFMDLSVLHDNAEAIQLYEKMGFERVPVYTVKKKNPINESLFIGPQRVENLNIYAKIIVDEARRRGIHVDIEDAAAGLFTLTLGGRSIACRESLSELTSAVAMSRCDDKALTHRLLAKADLNMPGQVTLRSRDDVRAFLEKYGRIVIKPARGEQGQGVFVDLCSEDEAIAAFDEVRDQADHVIGEEFVNGRDLRIIVIGDEVAAAAVRRPPRITGDGQHSIQELIQRLSRRRAAATGGESRIPIDDETRRCLQAQGHGMNSILGDGVVLEVRKTANLHCGGTIHDVTEDLHPALRDAALTARQVLGIPVVGFDFMVPRVDGPDYRIIEANERPGLANHEPQPTAQKFVDFLFPETRQELVKTPASGKGVTA; this is translated from the coding sequence ATGGAAAATGCGCTTTCCTTGAAGCATTGGGGCGAGCCGCCCAAGAACGGCATGGGCACGGTCGGCAAATGCGTCGCCGTGCATTGCGGTTGGGGCCGCGTGCTGTTCGGCCAGACCTTCGACAAGCCGGAACTGTTGGCCGGCCGCCTGATGGAGGAGGAGACCGGCGAGCGCGACCTTGCCATTTACGTGCGCGATCCGCATGTCATCCTGTCCATGGCGCCGCAGACCCTGTTCATGGATCCGTCCCACAGCTTTCGCCTGAACCTGAGGGAACTGCCGGCCACCGCCCGCGCCGACGACAGCACCATGTTCACGATCCGCGCGGCCGAGGCCGCCGACGAAGGGGCGATCAACCGCATCTATACCTCACGCGGGATGGTGTCGCTCAAGCCCGGCTATCTGGCCGAACTCGACAACCGGCAATGCGTCACCGTGCTGGTCGCGGAATCGGCCCAGGACGGTGAGGTGCTGGGCGTCGTGATGGGGATCGACCACACGACCGCCTTCGATGATCCCGAGGAAGGCTCGTCCCTGTGGGCGCTCGCCGTCGACAGCCAGGCAGCGGTGCCCGCCGTGGGCATCGGCCTGGTGACCGCGCTGGCGGCCCATTTCCGGGCCGCGGGCCGCGCGTTCATGGACCTGTCCGTGCTGCACGACAACGCGGAAGCCATCCAGTTGTACGAAAAGATGGGGTTCGAACGGGTTCCCGTCTACACGGTGAAGAAGAAGAATCCGATCAACGAATCCCTGTTCATCGGCCCGCAGCGGGTCGAGAATCTGAACATCTACGCCAAGATCATCGTCGACGAGGCCAGGCGCCGCGGCATCCACGTGGACATCGAGGACGCGGCGGCGGGTCTGTTCACCTTGACGCTCGGCGGGCGGTCCATCGCCTGCCGCGAAAGTTTGAGCGAGCTGACCTCCGCCGTCGCCATGAGCCGCTGCGACGACAAGGCGCTGACCCACCGGCTTCTGGCCAAGGCCGACCTGAACATGCCCGGTCAGGTCACCTTGCGCAGCCGCGACGACGTGCGGGCGTTTTTGGAGAAGTACGGACGCATCGTCATCAAGCCCGCCCGGGGCGAACAGGGGCAGGGCGTGTTCGTCGACCTGTGTTCCGAGGACGAGGCGATCGCCGCCTTCGACGAAGTCCGCGACCAAGCCGACCATGTGATCGGCGAGGAATTCGTCAACGGCCGGGACCTTCGCATCATCGTCATCGGCGACGAGGTCGCCGCCGCCGCCGTGCGCCGGCCGCCCCGCATCACCGGCGACGGGCAACACAGCATCCAGGAACTGATCCAGCGTCTGTCGCGCCGCCGCGCCGCCGCCACGGGCGGCGAAAGCCGGATTCCCATCGATGACGAAACACGGCGCTGTTTGCAGGCTCAGGGACACGGCATGAATTCGATCCTGGGGGACGGCGTGGTGCTGGAGGTCCGTAAGACCGCCAACCTGCACTGCGGCGGCACCATCCACGATGTGACCGAGGACCTGCATCCCGCGCTGCGCGATGCGGCCCTGACGGCGCGCCAGGTTCTGGGCATCCCCGTCGTCGGGTTCGATTTCATGGTTCCCCGCGTGGATGGGCCCGACTACCGTATCATCGAAGCCAACGAGCGCCCCGGCCTGGCCAATCATGAACCACAGCCGACGGCGCAGAAATTCGTCGATTTCCTGTTTCCCGAAACACGCCAGGAATTGGTGAAGACTCCCGCAAGCGGGAAAGGAGTGACCGCGTGA
- a CDS encoding osmoprotectant NAGGN system M42 family peptidase, which produces MKYDLFIDRDYMVEILAKLLATPSPTGMTDEIVGLVCAELKELDIPFELTRRGAIRADLKGEEASPDRAIAAHLDTLGAMVKGFRLGGRLEVVPIGHWSSRFAEGARCTVHSDGGRTFRGTILPAKASGHTYNEAIDTQPTEWSEVELRLDERVGYEHEVRALGINVGDTISIDPMTEFMPNGFVFSRHLDDKAGVAALLTAARAVGRAGTVLPIDCHLLFTITEEVGVGASAVLHGDVAELVSIDNGTIAPGQHTSEYGVTIAMQDSSGPFDWHLSRSLIDMCVGHGIEHSRDVFRFYRSDAAAALEAGNDIRTALLCFALDASHGYERTHLDSVMALTRLLTLYMQSKPMFLRDKDALGPLGDLPATERDKPAKAAE; this is translated from the coding sequence GTGAAGTACGACCTTTTCATAGACCGAGACTACATGGTCGAAATCTTGGCCAAGCTTTTGGCCACACCCAGCCCGACCGGCATGACGGACGAGATCGTCGGCCTGGTCTGTGCGGAACTGAAGGAGCTCGACATTCCGTTCGAGTTGACCCGCCGGGGCGCCATCCGCGCCGACCTGAAGGGCGAGGAAGCCTCGCCCGACCGCGCCATCGCGGCCCATCTCGACACCCTGGGCGCCATGGTCAAGGGCTTCCGCCTGGGTGGACGGCTGGAGGTCGTGCCGATCGGCCATTGGTCGTCGCGTTTCGCCGAGGGCGCGCGCTGCACCGTGCATTCCGATGGCGGCCGCACCTTCCGCGGCACCATTCTGCCGGCCAAGGCGTCGGGCCATACCTATAACGAGGCCATCGACACCCAGCCGACCGAATGGTCCGAGGTCGAACTGCGCCTGGACGAACGGGTCGGCTACGAGCACGAAGTGCGGGCGCTGGGCATCAATGTGGGCGATACCATTTCCATCGACCCGATGACCGAATTCATGCCCAACGGTTTCGTGTTTTCGCGCCATCTGGACGACAAGGCCGGGGTTGCGGCGCTTTTGACGGCGGCGCGGGCGGTCGGGCGCGCGGGCACGGTCCTGCCCATTGACTGCCATCTGCTGTTCACCATCACGGAAGAGGTCGGCGTGGGGGCCTCCGCCGTGCTGCACGGCGATGTGGCCGAACTCGTTTCGATAGACAACGGCACCATCGCGCCGGGCCAGCATACCTCCGAATACGGCGTGACCATCGCCATGCAGGATTCCTCGGGGCCCTTCGATTGGCACCTGTCGCGTTCGCTGATCGACATGTGCGTCGGTCACGGGATCGAGCATTCCCGCGACGTGTTCCGTTTCTACCGATCGGATGCCGCGGCGGCGCTGGAGGCCGGCAACGACATCCGCACGGCGTTGCTGTGCTTCGCGCTCGACGCGTCGCACGGGTATGAGCGCACGCATCTTGATTCGGTCATGGCGCTGACACGGCTCCTGACCCTCTACATGCAGTCCAAGCCCATGTTCCTGCGGGACAAGGATGCCCTGGGTCCGCTCGGCGATCTGCCGGCGACGGAACGCGACAAGCCCGCCAAGGCAGCCGAGTAG